A part of Ziziphus jujuba cultivar Dongzao chromosome 8, ASM3175591v1 genomic DNA contains:
- the LOC107414487 gene encoding heavy metal-associated isoprenylated plant protein 31, with the protein MSMVEVRVPNLDCQGCASKLKKALLKVKGAEEVEIEMETQKITVRGYALEEKKVIKAIKRAGKAAEPWPFPGYSHFASFYKYPTYIVNQYYDTHKNGASSGVHTFFHTPSVYSVAVASDEAIASLFSDDNPHACTIM; encoded by the exons ATGGTGGAGGTGAGAGTTCCAAATCTTGACTGCCAAGGCTGTGCTTCCAAGCTGAAGAAAGCACTTTTGAAAGTCAAAG GTGCAGAAGAGGTGGAAATAGAGATGGAGACGCAGAAAATAACAGTGAGAGGGTACGCTttagaagaaaagaaagtgatAAAGGCAATTAAACGTGCTGGTAAAGCAGCAGAGCCATGGCCATTTCCAGGATATTCTCACTTTGCGTCATTCTACAAGTACCCTACCTACATTGTCAACCAATATTATGACACTCACAAAAATGGTGCTTCATCTGGTGTACACACTTTCTTCCACACACCCTCTGTATATTCTGTCGCTGTGGCTTCCGACGAAGCCATTGCTTCACTTTTTAGTGACGACAATCCACATGCTTGTACTATTATGTGA